From Daucus carota subsp. sativus chromosome 6, DH1 v3.0, whole genome shotgun sequence:
GAAGCTGGTTGCCATATCAGGGTATATTGCCAGCTTGAGATACCCTCTTTTCCTGTATTATAAATCAGTTACAGTGTACTATGTGCATCTCGCAACTGCTAAAGAAGGACAAAGTTCTGTTGCATCTTATGTATGCCTCATTGCTTCTGCATAAGTttcaaatgattaatttatttgtaGTTCAAAAGGTTTGTATACTTGTTTCATTGTTTGACTAACTTTCAATTGATCTCCAGGATCAGGGATGTGGGTTCAGAACTGCGAGAATGCTCCGATATCAGAAGCGCATCAACATATTCAGGATATCGACTATGATTTGATCATACTAATCTTGTAGAAGACAGTACCCTTTTGCACATTTTTTAGCTCATTCTTTCAAATCCCTTCCCAGGGTTAACATACCAATTATGTAGTTGTACCTGTACAGTTAAATACCATTTTGTTCATTCTATTTTATGGACCTTGGAATACatatagaattattattttcatgatAAAGTGACATTTATGTGATGAGAAAgccaaaatgatatttttatttttaagatatttcacAAGTATCTCGAAAATACTTTAACTTGTATCAAAATTTACTTAAATGAACTAGGCgaaattatcaaataaattaattataaattaaatatgtttAATTGGGGAGGGATTAAGTTATTTCATGACCTGTACCAAGAACGAACTTAAATGAATTAGATGGGATtgccaaataaattaattataaattaaatatgtttAATTCGGGATGGATGTTATTTCAGGATCCATCAGACCTAGATGAATGATCCATTAGAACATTCAGACCTCTTCGTCCCAAACTCAACACTAATTATGAAACATGATTTgatttttctaatataaatttattttattttctgattTCTACCCACGACCTAAACGAGTGTAGCAGAGACTTGCATCCTACAAATTCATCCAAATTACATAAAATCATGTCTAATCCAATCGAAGGTGGCACAAGACAaagatacaagacaaagatAATAGCATCCGCGTTTGCTTCTTCCTTCACATAGCCCACCGAAGAAGCAAAGATTACCCTTTTATCGGGATAAAGGAGACAATAAAAATTAGTTGTTTCGCAACCTCTGAATGACTCGCCACTGTATTATTTGTTGTTAAAAAAGAGGATAATtttgaattgaaaattttgaagaaagAAAGGAGGAAAATCAACTACTACATAAGCGGATAAGCCCAACAATAAGGTCATAGGGCATCAACAAAATAGATGAAAAACATCATTTATCAGCTATTCAGCTTTACAGGCATCACAGAAGGCATTCAAATTAATTCCTGTTTTTTTGAAGTGCATGGTGATACACAATTAGAACATGATCTACAAGCAAAATCCAGCACCTTAGATGATAAAGAGAGTTTCCATAAATTTTGTCAGAATACACTGGATCGAGTTGTATACTATGGCTAGAATAAGCTGCTTGGCAGACATAGCATAAGGCATAAGCTACATCAAGCTTTATATTGTGTATTTACCTAGGAAGCCATACTGTATCAATCAACACTTGTCCACCTATTCTGAATTTGGGAATCATCTGCAAACAATCTTGCTTAGCAACAAAGTTTCGAAGTGGTTACAAGTGAAAACAAACTGAAGGGATTAACAGCTGGCTGCCAAGGAAGAAACTTTTAACAAACAGTAGTCATAAAAAACAGTTTCCTCTTCTGACAATATTATCTGTGCAAGTCATTAATGGCCTTGCATATCAAGCATCTCATCCAAACGCTTTAATCTCTCTAGTCCATCACTTATCAAGAAACGTATCCTCTGCTTGTCACTGCAGTTTCGTTGACTCTCAAACTCTTGTCTAATTATATTTCTCAATTCAGCTGAACAAGTGAAATTAACAGAAAATAATTAGGGATGCAGCATTAAAGTAGTACAATGTAAACTAATATTTTCTCGACTACAAACAACAGGTACTTAACAAGAATCgttaataactaaaatttataattccaAATCTAAGTTCTGAAAGCTATAAAAGTTTAGTAACTAGCTAATGCTTCGAATGTGTGAGATAAGGCAAAATCCTTTCCTATTTTATACTTActttttcattatatatttgGGTTCTTGATACATGCAAAAACACataactataaataaaaaaactttaCCTTTACTGTCACATGGTGCTCTTTTTGTAATCTTTAGTGCTTGTCTATACAGCTTCAGCACTCGAGCACGAAGAATGAAACTTCGAAAATCCAAGGACTGAAGCATAGCTGCTGGTACAGACACAAATTATGGCACAAGAATTTTTGGAAATATGAAGTTAAGTTTACTGGATGCTACCACTCGTTTGGAATGATGTACATAACACTTCCTGCTAGGAATTTATATTCTACTATATCAATATCCAAAGTGATCCATAACGGTGACAACGAGATAAACAGAAAGGTACCATATTGCACTCTAAGAAACATAGAAGAGCACATAGAAAGGTCAAAACAAGTTACTGATTTCACCACTTTGTAGTGTAACAATGAATGACAACCAACGTTTGCTTATACTTATCACATTGCATAAAGTGCTAAACACAAGCTTCTTTTAGTATTATTGTTAGTATAAAAATTTTCAACCACAAGCTGAAGCACTAGGTTTTGGTCCTTTTTAGTTTGTAACACAGTTTTAGAAAATATTGCTTTGAATACCAGAACTCAAAACAATGTTCAGAAATACCGCACAAGACCCACATGTGTGAAGTACTGAATGTGTACCATGAGTCAAAACATTGTTCATGAATATTATCATAAGGTGCAACGCCCCATAATTGCCCACCCTATTTTCTCCTCTCTGAGTAGGAATACTTATTATGTATAATCAATGTGGTAAAAAGGGACTTATTTCAGGTATTTTAGTCCAAACAGGAAGAGTAAATGTATCTGGCTGCTTGGGGGAAAAAACTTGAAATAAAATGTAGAAAAATTAATACCTAAATAATTAAACAACATAAATTTACTAAAATCACATAAACCAGTTTAATAGTCGCAAAAGAACAGTAACTAGCCCCAAAGAACGTGACTCAAAAATGTCACAACAAAACGAAGTTTTAAGATGCGTTTTTATCTGTATCAGATATGCTGAAGAGTAGTGATGCACTGATGCATACTTGATAGCTAATGTATCAATATAAAGAAGTGAACAGTTGGCCTGTGAAGTATGTATGAGGCTCCCATCACACTGAACTACTGAAGTATAGATGTAACTGATTCTCGTGGTGGTTGCACAGAGTCTTAACACAAAGTTATCTTGCGTATCTTAGAAACACTAGGTAATATTTCAGCTCCCCTGATTATGAAAACACACAAAACACTCTTAATGCCTTCGTGTTTTTCAAACACTCCTCTTTAACATGCTTTTGTTGTGACATCAAGGGTCATATTTTCAATTCTTGTTATCTGGGTTTATAAAATTGTGACATATAGGGCAACATCCCAAAATTGATGAATTCTAATTTCTTGCAGCAGCAAAACATACAAGACACAGGAAATTAATCACACACTAAACAATTGATTCTGAATTTATCTCATATCTTAAATCGATCTTTATATATCTCAGACCAAAAAGTTCAAAATCAAGCACAATTGATGTATACAGCTATGTATACTGATAGGATTAGACATTTACAGGATTAGACATTTACCTTGCGAAGCAGTGCCGGGTGTAATATTCTTTTTCCGGCAAATCGGGTCGGACGTTCGGTCATGGATCGATATTCATCCGGTAAGTTCCCGGTCCAAACCACCCTGCCCAATTTCAATATACTTTTTTGAGTTTTGAACccaaattatatgatttttattaaatGCTATTAATTGATTCTAGTCTTAGTacatttaattgatttaaatgGTTGATTTCTAAATctttaacaaaattatagatACATAATTGGAATATCTatacttttttataatattttaaaaaaagatcttatcaatataaaaaatatataattattttgttaaacctatatatattataaataatatcgtgttcataattaaaatcttcaaaatttatgtagatatgttatatttttatgtattttacaGGTTATCACGAGCAATACTTAAAACCAAGTACAAGAGTGAGCAAATagaatcatctaaaattatcaTTCATCCAtcatacaaaaataaataaatttgtgtcTTCCCCGAGTGAATTGAAAGTTGGATCTACATTGGAATCCTCTTGAGGAGAAGTTTGGTTTCAAACCCCGGTTCGAACAGGAGGAGTACGCCATGTTAATGTGTCTTGGATGATCCACATATGACGGTCAAGGCGCATATGAAAACATTGAACTATATATGACGGTCAAGGCGCCGATGAAAACATTGAACTATTTATGTGGCTGAGGGTTGTAATTCAAGTCGAGTAAGTCGAGTTTAGAGCTGAGTCTAATTCGAGTCAAGTTTAATCGAGTATAGTCAAACCAGCTCGTTTTTGTAATCGAGTCTAAACCTCAATGTCTAAATCCAACTCGTTTAATTTTACAGGTCGAGTCGAGTCtactcgtttagctaaacgagccagtTTAACGAGTCCAGCGAGCCAGCTCATATAATTTCAAACTTGATCGAGTCTAAATCTTAACcggaactcggctcgtttaatttcacgagtcgagtcgaaccGGCTGGTTTAGTTAAACAAGCTCGAATCTTTGCCCGAATTCGACTcatttaacgagtcgagccgagccgatcCGATCCTAGTTGGACGAGTTCGAACCAAGCTAGCTCACTAGCCGCCCGTCTCGAATTACGGCTATATATTCAGT
This genomic window contains:
- the LOC108225528 gene encoding uncharacterized protein LOC108225528, translating into MLQSLDFRSFILRARVLKLYRQALKITKRAPCDSKAELRNIIRQEFESQRNCSDKQRIRFLISDGLERLKRLDEMLDMQGH